A genome region from Halodesulfovibrio sp. includes the following:
- a CDS encoding multidrug effflux MFS transporter, producing the protein MSNFVFITLLAAFPALSTDMYLPALPIIQQQMGIPLATANLSLVLFFVFFSFSLLIYGPLSDRVGRRPVLLGGITIYIIGSILCAFSQNIWLLVAARIVQAAGAASASALSMALAKDLYTGKERQKVLAYIGVIIPLCPMLAPLLGSLILEYADWSWIFVCQAVLASVAMYGTICFTEPDFDKTNGSIWRIVSRYTAVLSNVQFSLSCFTFSFMGIGFFAFLAGSADIYILSYGFTEQQYALFFGFNALGFMMGSLLCSRLCVDMTAHEILRGSLVGIVIASIALFFFGDTPYGFAITMFCMTFSIGVSRPVSNHMILETVDSDVGTASSILTFTYFILGAVAMQFISFDWECKPDVISKMGVVAGIIPLVALSILRKEHQKKS; encoded by the coding sequence ATGTCTAACTTTGTTTTTATTACGTTGCTTGCAGCGTTTCCTGCGTTATCTACGGATATGTATCTTCCTGCATTGCCTATAATTCAGCAGCAGATGGGGATTCCGCTGGCTACAGCTAACTTGTCGCTGGTTCTGTTTTTTGTGTTTTTCAGTTTTTCATTACTTATCTATGGTCCACTATCTGACCGTGTGGGCAGACGACCTGTTTTGCTCGGTGGGATAACAATATATATCATTGGCAGCATTCTCTGTGCTTTTTCACAAAATATCTGGCTACTAGTGGCTGCCCGTATTGTGCAAGCTGCGGGAGCGGCTTCTGCATCGGCACTCTCGATGGCGCTGGCAAAAGACTTGTATACAGGAAAAGAGCGACAGAAGGTGTTGGCATATATCGGGGTGATTATTCCCCTCTGCCCAATGTTGGCTCCACTACTCGGCAGCCTTATATTGGAATATGCTGACTGGAGTTGGATTTTTGTCTGTCAGGCGGTGTTAGCGTCTGTTGCAATGTATGGCACTATCTGCTTTACAGAGCCTGATTTTGATAAGACAAACGGCTCTATATGGCGGATAGTATCGCGCTATACAGCAGTGCTATCTAATGTTCAGTTTTCGCTTAGCTGCTTTACGTTTTCGTTTATGGGGATTGGCTTTTTTGCCTTTCTTGCGGGGTCTGCTGATATCTATATTTTATCGTATGGGTTTACTGAGCAGCAATATGCATTGTTCTTCGGTTTTAACGCACTTGGTTTTATGATGGGGTCACTGCTGTGCTCCCGACTCTGTGTAGATATGACTGCACACGAGATTTTGCGAGGATCTCTTGTGGGTATTGTTATAGCGAGTATTGCTCTATTCTTCTTTGGAGATACCCCTTATGGTTTTGCAATTACAATGTTCTGTATGACCTTTTCCATAGGTGTGAGTCGTCCCGTGAGCAACCATATGATTCTGGAAACAGTGGATTCGGATGTGGGTACGGCGTCGTCTATTTTGACGTTCACGTACTTTATTCTAGGTGCAGTTGCTATGCAGTTTATTTCCTTTGATTGGGAATGTAAGCCAGATGTCATAAGTAAAATGGGCGTCGTTGCAGGTATAATCCCGCTAGTGGCGTTATCCATTTTGCGTAAAGAACATCAAAAGAAATCGTAG
- a CDS encoding universal stress protein, producing the protein MYKKMLVAFDGAQTSMDIVRQAARFARSENSAVDIVTVCPEYQGDLRIQGDTSVLYDMYETIRNALSDAVTMCEEHGIHARGHFCIGRPAETLVEQISALGSDIVALGTHSRQLLQSVVVGSVASTVVRQTDSDLLIITGSNELSLDNIFLAYDGSAEADIAAQQASALSERYGAELTAGIAYEMQMEAFSLSPVVEREVLEKTEMAVASINAIVSEADVRKFDVAVRYGNPPHEVLVEEAARKKAGLIVVGAGSRSKLSHLLIGGVVYKLVYSSVCPVLVVKE; encoded by the coding sequence ATGTATAAAAAAATGCTTGTAGCTTTTGATGGTGCACAAACTTCAATGGATATTGTCCGGCAGGCTGCTCGCTTTGCCAGATCAGAAAACTCCGCGGTTGATATCGTGACTGTCTGTCCGGAGTACCAGGGAGATTTGCGGATACAGGGAGATACAAGTGTTTTGTACGACATGTACGAAACCATCCGTAACGCCTTAAGTGATGCTGTGACGATGTGTGAAGAGCACGGCATCCATGCTCGGGGGCATTTCTGCATAGGGCGTCCGGCAGAAACACTTGTTGAGCAGATTAGCGCACTCGGCAGCGATATTGTAGCACTTGGCACTCACTCCAGACAGCTGTTACAATCAGTTGTGGTCGGTTCCGTAGCTAGTACCGTGGTTCGTCAAACGGATAGTGATTTGCTCATAATTACAGGGAGCAATGAACTTTCGCTGGATAACATTTTTCTTGCATACGATGGAAGTGCAGAAGCTGACATAGCAGCGCAGCAGGCGAGCGCCTTATCGGAACGGTACGGTGCTGAGCTTACAGCAGGTATAGCATATGAAATGCAAATGGAGGCGTTTAGCCTTTCGCCTGTTGTTGAACGTGAAGTGTTAGAAAAAACAGAGATGGCAGTGGCATCGATTAATGCAATAGTGTCCGAAGCTGATGTCAGAAAGTTTGACGTAGCTGTGCGGTATGGAAATCCTCCGCATGAGGTATTGGTGGAAGAAGCTGCAAGAAAAAAAGCAGGGTTGATAGTTGTCGGAGCAGGTTCGCGCAGCAAGCTTTCACATCTTTTGATAGGCGGTGTTGTCTATAAACTCGTGTACAGTAGTGTTTGTCCTGTACTGGTTGTAAAGGAGTAG
- a CDS encoding S16 family serine protease: protein MGLFSRQETIEAAPETTLSTQEELRNSVEKSKLPENVRRIALDEISKLDRTDPSVAEFSLGVTYIEMLLSLPWNISSQDNLELENAVAVLNQEHFGLDGVKQRILEYLASNITCHIRKSTVLVVDDEQISRDNMAYSLSKLSCEILVAANGLEAVHILEERNVDCIVTDLKMQKMDGLELLNYVQEEWPDTKLIIVTGYATVDNAIGALKKGALHYLPKPINLEILRNTVQEILDQQKQACSVSGPILCFTGPPGTGKTSIGKSVANALSRKFIRLSLAGMRDEAELRGHRRTYVGAMAGRIISELNKCGVNNPVFMLDEIDKIGQDFRGDPASVLLEILDPEQNRHFLDYYLDTPFDLSRVMFITTANVVENLPAPLRDRMEIIPFSCYTLNEKKQIGLDYLAPRQLRTLGYSQNEISFTPEAMAALISGYTRDAGLRSVNREIGNICRKINLQILQHTKEPPISISTEDIHSLLGYERFSFEAATAQPLIGVTTGLVWSEYGGQLIYIETASMKGTGQLLMTGSLGDILKESAQTALSFLRSNAKQFAIDENIFEQTDIHVHIPAGNISKDGASAGITIAMALLSLLTKRAARRDVALTGEFTLSGRILPVGGLREKILAAQQAGVRKILLPESNRREVEIMNEDVRNAAELHFISSITEVVDHVLLPPAQSNLQEEQGTEPTEEHILRA, encoded by the coding sequence ATGGGACTTTTTAGTAGACAGGAAACAATTGAAGCGGCACCGGAAACCACTCTGAGCACTCAGGAAGAATTAAGAAACTCCGTCGAGAAATCAAAACTGCCCGAAAACGTACGGCGCATTGCATTAGATGAAATAAGCAAGCTCGACAGAACAGACCCTTCTGTAGCCGAATTCAGCCTCGGCGTGACGTATATTGAGATGTTACTTTCGCTGCCATGGAACATTTCATCTCAAGACAATCTGGAGCTTGAAAACGCTGTTGCCGTGCTCAATCAGGAACATTTCGGGCTGGACGGAGTTAAGCAGCGCATTCTGGAATACCTTGCTTCCAATATTACCTGTCACATACGTAAAAGTACCGTACTGGTTGTCGATGATGAACAGATCTCCCGTGACAACATGGCGTATTCTCTCAGCAAGCTGTCTTGCGAAATTCTTGTAGCAGCAAACGGGCTGGAAGCCGTGCACATCTTGGAAGAAAGGAATGTGGACTGCATTGTAACCGACCTGAAAATGCAAAAGATGGACGGACTTGAGCTGCTCAACTATGTGCAGGAAGAATGGCCGGACACAAAGCTTATTATCGTTACAGGCTATGCCACTGTTGATAACGCGATAGGTGCACTCAAAAAAGGTGCGCTGCATTACCTTCCAAAGCCTATCAATCTTGAGATTCTCCGAAACACTGTGCAAGAAATTTTAGACCAACAAAAACAGGCATGCTCTGTTTCCGGTCCAATTTTATGCTTCACAGGCCCTCCAGGCACTGGCAAAACTTCCATCGGAAAATCCGTTGCAAACGCTCTTTCAAGAAAATTTATTCGACTTTCTCTGGCAGGCATGCGTGATGAAGCAGAACTTCGGGGACACAGGCGCACGTACGTAGGCGCAATGGCAGGTCGTATAATAAGCGAGCTGAATAAGTGCGGCGTTAATAACCCTGTATTTATGCTGGATGAAATTGATAAGATTGGTCAGGACTTCAGGGGAGATCCGGCATCTGTTTTGCTGGAAATTCTAGACCCAGAGCAAAACAGGCACTTCTTGGATTACTATCTGGATACTCCGTTCGATCTTTCCCGCGTTATGTTTATTACAACAGCCAACGTCGTGGAAAATCTTCCAGCACCATTACGGGACAGAATGGAAATAATTCCGTTCTCCTGCTACACACTCAATGAAAAAAAACAAATTGGACTGGACTACCTAGCCCCCCGTCAGCTGCGAACGCTAGGCTATTCACAGAACGAAATTTCATTTACGCCAGAAGCAATGGCTGCCCTTATTTCCGGCTATACCAGAGATGCCGGACTCCGTAGTGTAAACAGGGAAATCGGTAATATATGCCGAAAAATAAATTTACAGATATTGCAGCACACCAAAGAACCACCGATTTCGATATCAACCGAAGACATCCACAGTCTGCTGGGGTACGAACGGTTCTCATTTGAAGCAGCCACAGCACAGCCGCTTATCGGTGTAACAACAGGCTTAGTATGGAGCGAATACGGCGGGCAGCTTATCTATATTGAAACTGCAAGCATGAAGGGAACGGGGCAACTCTTGATGACAGGCTCCCTAGGAGACATCCTCAAAGAGTCAGCGCAAACTGCGCTCAGCTTTCTCCGAAGTAATGCCAAACAGTTCGCAATCGATGAAAACATCTTCGAACAAACAGATATTCATGTTCATATTCCTGCGGGAAATATATCAAAAGATGGTGCTTCAGCGGGGATAACCATTGCAATGGCATTGTTATCGCTGCTCACGAAGCGAGCAGCGCGACGGGATGTTGCATTAACAGGTGAGTTTACTCTGAGTGGACGCATATTACCTGTGGGTGGATTGCGTGAAAAAATACTCGCCGCGCAGCAAGCAGGGGTACGAAAAATACTTCTGCCAGAAAGTAACCGCCGCGAGGTTGAAATAATGAATGAAGACGTGCGAAATGCCGCAGAATTACACTTCATATCGTCAATCACCGAAGTCGTAGATCATGTGCTTTTGCCGCCCGCACAATCAAATCTGCAAGAAGAACAAGGTACAGAGCCAACGGAAGAACACATCCTCCGCGCGTAA
- a CDS encoding UPF0280 family protein: protein MSTKAYSNPLRHYRQQYTRHDDEQAFQVLVEETDLHVTARKNLSLEIAAYVTELRGTLKSYITFHPEFVESYSPVAVPEHAALIIKRMAEAASIANVGPMAAVAGTISQMVCEKFAYQSPELIVENGGDVYMLSSKPRIAGLLPDPNSDATVGIKLDDTDFPVGICASSATIGHSISLGCGELVAVRSKNGSLADACATAFCNMLKLPGDVERVTEEAVRLQEHGIEGVFAQCGDKVSVWGKMELAVV from the coding sequence ATGAGTACAAAAGCATACAGCAATCCATTACGACATTATCGGCAGCAGTATACTCGGCACGATGATGAACAGGCCTTTCAGGTTCTAGTCGAAGAGACAGATTTGCATGTAACTGCGCGTAAAAATTTGTCTCTGGAAATTGCCGCGTATGTAACAGAGTTACGCGGCACGCTAAAATCTTACATAACCTTTCATCCCGAGTTTGTAGAAAGCTACTCACCCGTTGCGGTACCGGAACACGCAGCACTCATCATTAAGCGCATGGCTGAAGCAGCCAGCATTGCTAATGTGGGACCTATGGCTGCGGTTGCTGGAACTATTTCGCAAATGGTGTGTGAAAAATTTGCATATCAAAGCCCTGAACTTATTGTTGAAAACGGTGGCGATGTGTACATGCTTTCATCTAAACCACGAATAGCAGGTCTGTTACCAGACCCTAACAGTGACGCCACTGTTGGTATTAAATTGGATGATACCGATTTCCCTGTAGGAATATGTGCGTCCTCTGCAACCATTGGTCACTCCATAAGCTTAGGATGCGGCGAACTGGTAGCAGTGCGTTCTAAAAACGGCAGTTTAGCTGATGCCTGTGCCACAGCGTTCTGCAACATGCTAAAGCTTCCTGGTGACGTTGAACGCGTTACTGAAGAGGCTGTACGCTTGCAGGAACATGGCATTGAAGGCGTATTTGCCCAGTGCGGTGACAAGGTCAGCGTATGGGGAAAAATGGAACTCGCCGTTGTGTAA
- a CDS encoding sigma-54 dependent transcriptional regulator, translating to MKNAKILIAEDELIARENLVHVLTRQGADVTAVENGAQAQKAVEKSGYDVVLTDMRMPDISGLELLQVIKANAPDTEVIVLTGYATVDNAVQAMAKGAFQYLAKPVRLDEVIVLTQKALEKKRLKEEVSMLKHKLETSSSDRIIGHSAPVKALKRQIDQVAAVGCTVLVQGETGTGKELVAKALHMGSPRRSNLFFAVNCASFNEELLANELFGHEKAAFTGAGSAKKGLLEAADNGTFFLDEVGDMPLSMQANLLRVLETRKLLRVGGTVEVPVDVRIIAATNRDLVSMVENGTFRRDLYYRLNVITLEVPPLRDRKDDIPLLASFFVNKFATAFNKIITDIDDDVLELLQEYPFPGNVRELENLMERAVVLCNESVIRMAQLPPDIWSEHLLHATAVNSGCEFDKVVSLDDNERRYLRWVLEQTNGNKSRAAELLGLNRGSLWRKMKRLGLAE from the coding sequence ATGAAAAACGCTAAGATATTAATTGCTGAAGACGAGTTGATTGCGCGGGAGAATCTGGTGCATGTCCTTACACGGCAAGGCGCAGATGTTACTGCTGTAGAAAATGGCGCGCAGGCACAAAAAGCTGTCGAAAAAAGTGGGTACGATGTTGTGCTTACAGATATGCGTATGCCGGATATCAGCGGGCTGGAATTGCTTCAAGTCATCAAGGCGAATGCTCCAGATACCGAGGTGATTGTTTTAACTGGGTACGCTACGGTAGATAATGCTGTACAGGCTATGGCAAAGGGTGCGTTTCAGTACTTAGCAAAACCTGTGCGGCTTGATGAAGTGATTGTTCTTACGCAAAAAGCTTTGGAAAAAAAACGGCTGAAAGAAGAAGTTTCCATGCTTAAACACAAGCTGGAAACGTCCAGTTCGGATAGAATTATTGGTCACAGTGCGCCTGTAAAAGCGTTAAAACGGCAGATAGATCAAGTTGCGGCGGTAGGCTGCACGGTTCTTGTTCAAGGTGAAACAGGTACTGGGAAAGAGCTTGTGGCAAAAGCTCTGCATATGGGAAGTCCTAGGCGCTCGAATCTGTTTTTTGCTGTGAACTGTGCCTCATTTAATGAAGAGTTATTAGCCAACGAACTTTTTGGACACGAAAAGGCAGCCTTTACAGGGGCTGGCAGCGCTAAAAAAGGTTTATTGGAAGCTGCGGATAATGGCACATTCTTTTTAGATGAAGTCGGCGATATGCCCTTGAGCATGCAAGCTAACTTGCTGCGCGTTCTTGAAACCAGAAAATTATTGCGAGTAGGCGGCACTGTTGAGGTTCCTGTTGATGTGCGCATTATTGCGGCTACTAATAGGGACTTAGTCAGCATGGTTGAAAACGGAACGTTCCGCAGAGATTTATATTACAGACTGAATGTTATTACATTAGAGGTGCCACCGCTTCGGGATCGAAAAGATGACATTCCACTGCTGGCTAGCTTTTTTGTGAATAAGTTCGCTACGGCATTCAATAAAATTATTACAGATATAGATGATGATGTGCTGGAATTGCTTCAAGAATATCCATTCCCTGGAAATGTCAGGGAGCTGGAAAATTTAATGGAGCGCGCAGTGGTGCTCTGCAACGAAAGCGTTATCCGTATGGCACAGCTTCCTCCAGATATTTGGAGTGAGCATTTGTTGCATGCAACAGCTGTTAACTCTGGATGCGAGTTCGACAAGGTTGTATCCCTCGATGATAATGAGCGTCGCTATTTACGGTGGGTATTGGAGCAAACTAACGGCAATAAAAGTAGGGCAGCAGAGTTACTTGGTTTGAACCGTGGTTCGCTATGGCGAAAAATGAAGCGGCTGGGTTTGGCAGAGTAG
- the argF gene encoding ornithine carbamoyltransferase, whose protein sequence is MTKHFTRIRDLGCQAAYDLIARAKEMKDTDYRSDLLAGKTAIMLFEKASTRTRVSFETAVYQLGGKTIFMTPAESQLGRSEPLKDTARVLSRYNDCMIVRTFGQKNIDELVYYGDIPVVNALTDQGHPCQIMSDLLTIHERTPNFDAVRVAWIGDGNNMANSWIEAAMYFPFELFMAFPEGYEPDKELLSFALQAGAKIFCTHDPELALDGAHYVNTDVWASMGQEEEQKRREKAFAGYMIDEKMMALAHPDAKFMHCLPAHRGEEVSEEVFEGSSSIVWDQAENRLHMQKAILEWIFTAE, encoded by the coding sequence ATGACCAAGCACTTTACACGTATCAGAGATTTGGGTTGTCAGGCAGCGTATGACCTAATTGCCCGTGCAAAAGAGATGAAAGACACTGACTATCGCAGTGATTTATTGGCTGGCAAAACAGCGATTATGCTGTTTGAAAAAGCTTCTACACGTACACGCGTCTCTTTTGAAACCGCTGTTTACCAACTGGGTGGTAAAACAATATTTATGACTCCGGCTGAAAGCCAGTTGGGTCGTAGTGAACCGCTTAAAGATACCGCTCGAGTGCTCTCCCGATATAATGATTGTATGATTGTCCGAACCTTTGGTCAGAAGAATATTGATGAACTGGTGTATTACGGTGATATTCCGGTTGTTAACGCACTGACCGATCAGGGACATCCATGTCAGATTATGAGTGACCTCTTAACTATTCACGAGCGTACTCCTAACTTTGACGCAGTACGGGTTGCATGGATTGGCGATGGTAATAACATGGCAAATTCATGGATTGAAGCTGCAATGTACTTTCCGTTTGAGCTGTTTATGGCGTTTCCGGAAGGCTACGAGCCGGACAAAGAATTGTTGTCTTTCGCGCTTCAGGCTGGCGCTAAAATCTTCTGTACTCACGATCCAGAATTAGCTTTGGATGGTGCGCATTACGTAAACACAGACGTATGGGCATCTATGGGACAGGAAGAAGAGCAAAAACGACGCGAAAAAGCATTTGCCGGATACATGATTGATGAGAAAATGATGGCACTGGCTCATCCAGACGCAAAATTTATGCATTGTCTGCCTGCGCATCGCGGGGAAGAAGTGAGCGAAGAAGTGTTTGAAGGTTCATCTTCAATTGTATGGGATCAAGCAGAAAACCGCTTGCATATGCAAAAAGCAATTCTTGAGTGGATATTCACAGCAGAATAG
- the argH gene encoding argininosuccinate lyase — MAEKKMWGGRFRQKTAALVEEYTESVSYDRNLYKQDIAGSKAHARMLARQQVISQDDADSIVSGLDTILAEIEDGKFQWKTEYEDVHMNIESRLSELIGDAGKRLHTGRSRNDQVALDFRLYVSDSIREWQDLLKGVVAELVKQAEEHVDTLLPGCTHMQPAQPVSLAHHLLAYAWMLQRDCERLVDCDKRARVCPLGAAALAGTTYPLDPASVAEELGMYGTFKNSMDAVSDRDFVLESMFDGSLIMTHLSRLNEELVYWANPNFGYIYLPDAYATGSSIMPQKKNPDVSEIMRGKVGRTYGALMNLLTTVKGLPMTYNRDMQEDKEPFIDTDKTVSASLAIMAGMLSELRFNTERMEEVLKQGFLNATELADYLVGKGVPFREAHHITGAAVALAEDKDKGLEDLSIEEFNTVSDLITGDVYDVLSYKNAVARRKTQGGTGPDAVRAQIAELNGWLS; from the coding sequence ATGGCAGAAAAAAAGATGTGGGGCGGGCGGTTTCGTCAGAAGACCGCTGCGCTCGTAGAAGAATACACAGAGTCTGTTTCGTATGACAGAAACCTCTACAAGCAAGATATCGCAGGTTCCAAAGCACATGCGCGTATGCTTGCTCGTCAGCAGGTTATTTCTCAGGATGACGCTGACTCTATTGTATCTGGTCTTGATACAATTCTTGCAGAAATTGAAGATGGTAAGTTTCAGTGGAAAACTGAGTACGAAGATGTTCACATGAACATTGAAAGCCGTCTTTCCGAGCTTATTGGTGATGCAGGCAAGCGTTTGCACACAGGTCGTTCCAGAAACGATCAGGTAGCACTTGATTTCCGCCTTTATGTATCAGACTCCATTCGTGAATGGCAGGACCTTCTCAAAGGCGTTGTTGCAGAGCTTGTTAAGCAGGCAGAAGAACATGTCGATACGTTGCTTCCGGGGTGTACTCACATGCAACCCGCCCAGCCGGTATCACTTGCCCATCACCTGCTTGCGTATGCATGGATGCTTCAACGTGATTGCGAGCGTTTGGTTGATTGTGATAAGCGTGCCCGTGTCTGTCCGCTTGGTGCTGCTGCATTGGCAGGGACTACATATCCGCTTGATCCTGCTTCTGTTGCAGAAGAACTCGGCATGTATGGAACCTTCAAAAACTCTATGGATGCGGTGTCCGATAGAGATTTTGTACTGGAGTCCATGTTCGATGGTTCTCTTATCATGACGCATCTTTCACGCCTTAATGAAGAGCTTGTATACTGGGCAAACCCTAACTTTGGATACATCTATCTGCCAGATGCGTATGCTACTGGTTCCAGCATTATGCCGCAGAAGAAAAATCCAGACGTTTCGGAAATTATGCGCGGTAAAGTAGGGCGTACATATGGGGCGCTTATGAACCTGTTGACCACGGTCAAAGGTCTTCCAATGACCTACAACCGTGACATGCAGGAAGATAAAGAGCCGTTTATTGATACTGATAAAACAGTATCGGCGTCACTCGCCATCATGGCTGGTATGCTTTCAGAACTGCGCTTTAATACAGAGCGTATGGAAGAAGTGTTGAAACAAGGTTTCCTTAATGCAACAGAACTTGCTGACTACCTTGTCGGCAAGGGGGTTCCATTCCGCGAAGCTCATCACATCACAGGTGCTGCGGTGGCACTTGCTGAAGACAAAGACAAAGGACTCGAAGATCTTAGCATCGAAGAGTTCAACACTGTTTCTGATCTTATTACAGGTGATGTGTATGATGTTCTTTCATACAAAAATGCTGTAGCACGACGCAAAACTCAGGGCGGAACAGGCCCTGATGCTGTGCGGGCACAGATTGCCGAGCTGAACGGCTGGCTTAGCTAG
- a CDS encoding argininosuccinate synthase encodes MANDIKKVVLAYSGGLDTSVILKWIALTYNCEVITLTADLGQEEDLDGVDEKALATGATRAYVEDLREEFARDYIFPMMRANAIYEGRYLLGTSIARPLITKRLIEIAHEEGAQAVAHGATGKGNDQVRFELSSMALDPSIKVIAPWREWNFRSRTDLNNFAEQHGIPLPVAASRKLYSMDRNMLHCSFEGGELENPWLEPGAGSHIMAVPVEQAPDEPEYIELEFINGDPVALNGEKLSPAEMVKALNTVGGKHGVGRLDMVENRFVGMKSRGVYETPGGTIMHIAHRDLEGICLDRDTMHLRDSMIPKYAECIYNGFWFAPEREAMQKLIDETQKNVSGTVRIKLYKGNVIPVGRKSPYSLYREDLATFEEDDVYDQADAAGFIKLQGLRLLGYKK; translated from the coding sequence ATGGCTAATGATATCAAAAAAGTTGTGCTCGCTTACTCTGGCGGGCTTGATACTTCTGTAATTCTTAAATGGATTGCTCTTACTTACAACTGCGAAGTTATTACACTTACTGCTGACTTAGGTCAGGAAGAAGATCTTGACGGTGTAGATGAAAAAGCACTTGCAACAGGTGCTACACGTGCTTACGTGGAAGATCTTCGTGAAGAATTTGCACGCGATTATATTTTCCCGATGATGCGTGCGAATGCAATTTACGAAGGTCGCTACCTGCTCGGTACTTCAATTGCTCGTCCGCTTATTACCAAACGCCTTATCGAAATTGCACACGAGGAAGGCGCACAGGCTGTAGCACATGGCGCTACAGGCAAAGGTAACGATCAGGTGCGCTTTGAGCTGTCTTCAATGGCTCTTGACCCGTCTATCAAAGTTATTGCTCCTTGGCGCGAATGGAACTTCCGTTCCCGTACAGATTTGAACAACTTCGCAGAACAGCATGGTATTCCGCTTCCTGTTGCTGCTTCCCGTAAGCTGTATTCTATGGATAGAAACATGCTTCACTGTTCTTTTGAAGGCGGTGAACTGGAAAATCCATGGCTTGAGCCTGGTGCTGGTTCTCATATCATGGCTGTTCCTGTTGAACAGGCTCCAGACGAACCGGAATACATTGAACTTGAATTTATCAACGGTGACCCTGTTGCGTTGAACGGTGAAAAATTAAGCCCTGCCGAAATGGTAAAAGCGCTTAACACTGTTGGCGGCAAGCACGGCGTAGGTCGTCTCGACATGGTGGAAAACCGCTTTGTTGGCATGAAGTCTCGCGGCGTGTACGAAACACCGGGTGGAACTATTATGCACATTGCACATCGCGATCTCGAAGGCATTTGTCTTGACCGTGATACAATGCACCTGCGTGATTCCATGATTCCTAAGTATGCAGAATGCATTTACAATGGTTTCTGGTTTGCACCAGAGCGTGAAGCAATGCAGAAGCTTATTGATGAAACTCAGAAAAACGTTTCCGGTACTGTGCGCATTAAATTGTACAAAGGTAACGTTATTCCTGTTGGTCGTAAGTCTCCATACTCTCTGTACCGCGAAGATCTCGCAACTTTTGAAGAGGATGATGTATACGATCAGGCAGACGCCGCAGGCTTTATCAAGCTTCAGGGCTTGCGTCTGCTCGGCTACAAAAAGTAG
- a CDS encoding sulfite exporter TauE/SafE family protein, with amino-acid sequence MHDILLDGARFVDLSLAGVLFLFFVGFVGGLVSGFIGSGGAFVLTPGMMSLGVPGPVAVASNMCHKFPKALVGALKRYKYGQVDIKMGLIVGVSAEIGVQLGIQVQKFILEMWGAAGSNLYVSFAFVFVLVTVGSFVMKDAITTKRNGGEEKVTNLAKKLQSIELWPMMNFKGSNIRISFWFTAPVGLAAGLLAATIAVGGFAGVPGMIYIIGMSSLMASATELVVAFVMGLGGTLIWAFYGMVDIRLTLIILAGSLFGVQLGAIGTTYVKDYVIKYVMATIMLIVAFSRGLAMPKYLKQLSVLDWDAGLISSMSKASFGLMCFALGVGAYIILKAMIMGRRQERKMEMAASSNA; translated from the coding sequence ATGCATGATATACTATTAGATGGCGCTCGTTTTGTAGATTTGTCTTTAGCGGGTGTACTGTTCCTTTTCTTTGTAGGTTTTGTAGGTGGCTTGGTAAGTGGTTTTATCGGCTCCGGTGGTGCGTTTGTACTTACTCCGGGCATGATGAGTCTTGGTGTACCGGGTCCGGTCGCTGTTGCAAGTAACATGTGCCATAAATTCCCTAAAGCTCTCGTGGGTGCTTTAAAACGCTACAAGTACGGTCAGGTTGATATTAAAATGGGTCTGATTGTTGGTGTTTCTGCGGAAATTGGCGTGCAGCTCGGTATTCAGGTTCAAAAGTTTATTCTGGAAATGTGGGGTGCAGCTGGTTCTAACCTGTATGTTTCTTTCGCCTTTGTGTTCGTTCTGGTTACTGTAGGCAGCTTTGTTATGAAAGATGCCATTACAACCAAGCGCAACGGTGGTGAAGAAAAAGTAACCAACCTTGCGAAAAAGTTGCAGAGCATAGAACTCTGGCCAATGATGAACTTTAAAGGCAGCAACATTCGCATTTCTTTCTGGTTCACTGCTCCTGTAGGTCTTGCTGCTGGTCTCCTTGCTGCTACCATCGCTGTGGGTGGTTTTGCAGGCGTACCGGGTATGATCTACATCATTGGTATGTCCAGCCTTATGGCATCAGCAACAGAGCTTGTTGTTGCATTTGTTATGGGACTTGGCGGTACTCTTATCTGGGCGTTCTACGGTATGGTAGATATTCGCCTGACTCTCATTATTCTTGCCGGTTCTCTTTTCGGTGTTCAGCTTGGCGCTATTGGTACAACATACGTTAAAGATTACGTTATTAAATACGTAATGGCGACCATTATGCTTATCGTTGCATTTAGCCGTGGTCTTGCTATGCCTAAATATCTCAAACAGCTTTCTGTGCTGGATTGGGATGCAGGACTTATTAGCAGCATGAGCAAAGCTAGCTTTGGTCTCATGTGTTTTGCATTAGGCGTAGGTGCATATATTATTCTGAAAGCCATGATTATGGGACGTAGACAAGAACGTAAAATGGAGATGGCTGCCAGTTCTAATGCGTAA